A window of the Glaciimonas sp. CA11.2 genome harbors these coding sequences:
- the lpdA gene encoding dihydrolipoyl dehydrogenase, with product MSKQFDVIVIGGGPGGYIAAIRAAQLGFNTACIDEWKNASGGPAPGGTCTNVGCIPSKALLQSSEHFEHAGHSFADHGIDIKELTLNLPQMLARKDTVIKQNNDGILYLLKKNKVTFFHGRGSFVKGDANGYEIKVAGKTEESISGKHIILATGSNARALPGADFDEKLILSNTGALTIGAVPKKLGVIGAGVIGLEMGSVWRRLGAEVTVLEALPAFLGAVDDQIAKEAAKLFAKQGLNISLGVKIGSITAGKKEVTVEYTDAKGEAQKAVFDKLIISIGRTPNTIGLNAEGVGLQLDERGFINVDGDCKTNLANVWAVGDVVRGPMLAHKAEEEGVAVAERIAGQHGHVNFNTIPWVIYTSPEIAWVGKTEQQLKAEGVAYKAGTFPFLANGRARALGDTAGMVKFLADAKSDEILGVHIIGPMASELISEAVVAMEFRASAEDIARICHAHPSLSEATKEAALAVDKRSLNF from the coding sequence ATGAGTAAGCAATTTGACGTTATCGTTATCGGTGGCGGTCCTGGTGGTTATATCGCAGCAATTCGTGCTGCTCAACTTGGATTCAATACCGCTTGTATTGATGAGTGGAAAAACGCCAGTGGCGGTCCGGCACCAGGCGGAACCTGTACCAACGTTGGTTGTATCCCATCAAAAGCGTTGCTGCAATCTTCTGAACATTTCGAACATGCTGGCCACAGCTTCGCAGATCATGGTATCGATATCAAGGAACTAACCTTGAATTTGCCACAGATGTTGGCGCGTAAAGATACGGTCATTAAACAGAACAATGATGGCATTTTGTATTTGTTGAAAAAAAATAAAGTGACCTTTTTCCACGGACGTGGCTCTTTTGTTAAAGGCGACGCTAACGGTTACGAAATTAAGGTTGCTGGCAAGACCGAAGAGTCGATTAGCGGTAAGCACATCATTCTGGCAACGGGATCCAATGCGCGTGCATTGCCGGGCGCTGATTTTGACGAGAAATTGATTTTGTCCAACACTGGCGCGCTGACAATTGGCGCTGTACCGAAGAAACTCGGTGTTATTGGCGCTGGCGTCATCGGTCTTGAAATGGGAAGCGTCTGGCGTCGTCTGGGTGCAGAAGTCACCGTCCTGGAAGCGTTACCAGCTTTTCTTGGCGCAGTAGATGATCAAATCGCTAAAGAAGCAGCCAAACTGTTCGCCAAACAAGGGTTGAATATCAGTCTGGGTGTCAAGATTGGCTCTATCACTGCGGGCAAAAAAGAGGTCACGGTTGAGTATACCGATGCCAAAGGCGAAGCCCAAAAAGCCGTGTTCGACAAATTGATCATTTCAATCGGCCGCACACCTAATACCATTGGACTTAACGCTGAAGGCGTTGGCTTGCAACTGGATGAGCGCGGCTTCATCAATGTTGACGGTGATTGCAAAACTAACCTGGCAAACGTTTGGGCGGTCGGTGACGTGGTACGCGGCCCAATGCTCGCACACAAGGCCGAGGAAGAAGGTGTTGCTGTCGCGGAACGGATCGCGGGCCAACACGGTCATGTCAACTTCAATACGATTCCATGGGTTATTTACACGTCACCAGAAATCGCATGGGTTGGAAAAACCGAGCAGCAATTGAAAGCGGAAGGCGTTGCTTATAAAGCGGGCACATTCCCGTTCCTGGCGAATGGCAGGGCGCGCGCGCTGGGCGATACTGCCGGTATGGTGAAGTTTTTAGCTGATGCAAAAAGCGATGAAATTCTTGGTGTCCATATCATTGGACCGATGGCTTCGGAACTCATTTCTGAAGCAGTCGTAGCAATGGAATTCCGTGCTTCTGCCGAAGATATTGCACGTATTTGCCACGCACATCCGTCGTTGTCTGAGGCGACCAAAGAAGCTGCTCTGGCAGTTGATAAGCGCTCGCTCAACTTCTAA